Part of the Acidimicrobiales bacterium genome is shown below.
TGGGATGCTCCTCACCGGCGGCTCGAGCCGGCGGATGGGCTTCGACAAGGCGAGCCTCCCGCTCGCAGGATCGACCCTCGGGGAGGAGCTCGCGGCGCGCCTCGCCGCCGTCGTGGCCGTCGCCCTCGAGGTCGGGCCGGGACGGACCGCCCTGCCGCACGTGCTCGAGGAGCCGGCGGGGTCGGGTCCCCTCGCGGCGATCGTCGCCGGGGCTCGTGCGCTGCGCGCCGCCGGACACGACGGGCCGGTGCTCGTCCTCGCCTGCGACCTGCCGAGGGTCCCCGTCGCGTTCCTCCGGTTCCTCGCGACCTGGCCCGGACAGGGCAGCGCTGCCCCGCTCGTCGGGGGTCGGGTGCAGCCGCTGTGCGCCCGCTGGAGCAGGACTGCCCTCGACGAGGCCGCCGCGTCGCTCGCGCACGGCGAGCGGTCGCTGCGCCGGTTCAGCGCCGATGCACGCGTCGAGCGGCTCGGCGCGCCGTGCTGGGGCGGCATCGCGGCAGAGCTGGACCTGTGCGAC
Proteins encoded:
- a CDS encoding NTP transferase domain-containing protein, which produces MPGVAGMLLTGGSSRRMGFDKASLPLAGSTLGEELAARLAAVVAVALEVGPGRTALPHVLEEPAGSGPLAAIVAGARALRAAGHDGPVLVLACDLPRVPVAFLRFLATWPGQGSAAPLVGGRVQPLCARWSRTALDEAAASLAHGERSLRRFSADARVERLGAPCWGGIAAELDLCDADEPADLRRLGLELPPGA